One genomic window of Longimicrobium sp. includes the following:
- a CDS encoding class I SAM-dependent methyltransferase has product MTTQARVSRTDTSAVEPRYLAALEAERAGWWNSENFDTWKNLYVSEYARGFYVVDTLQKYVPGFATAGARVLDIGCGDAGVLIAFAERGARCAGIELDEKSLARGRLRAEEHGVEVELRSGIAEALPWQDGSFDLVILDNVLEHVTDREKTLLEIRRVLKPGGLLYMVTPKPFSAYSLWNDPHYDLAGLVLMPRRMQIWYFEKLRGGGEGTYDVGVIPTRPTLKRMLRAAGFSIEVPPRELWVHYLRNRIARPEEVRPGLKRTLAGYFGSRRWPFQNPAMRLMWDVAIGSNFFIARRDP; this is encoded by the coding sequence GTGACGACCCAAGCACGCGTCAGCCGCACCGACACCTCCGCCGTCGAGCCCCGCTACCTGGCGGCGCTCGAGGCCGAGCGCGCCGGCTGGTGGAACTCCGAGAACTTCGACACCTGGAAGAACCTGTACGTCAGCGAGTACGCGCGCGGGTTCTACGTGGTCGACACGCTGCAGAAGTACGTTCCCGGCTTCGCCACGGCGGGGGCGCGGGTGCTGGACATCGGCTGCGGCGACGCGGGGGTGCTCATTGCCTTCGCCGAGCGCGGCGCTCGGTGCGCGGGGATCGAACTCGACGAGAAGAGCCTGGCGCGCGGACGGCTGCGGGCGGAGGAGCACGGCGTGGAGGTGGAGCTGCGCAGCGGCATCGCCGAGGCGCTGCCCTGGCAGGACGGGTCGTTCGACCTGGTGATCCTGGACAACGTGCTGGAGCACGTGACCGACCGCGAAAAGACGCTGCTGGAAATCCGCCGCGTGCTGAAGCCGGGCGGGCTGCTGTACATGGTGACGCCCAAGCCGTTCTCGGCGTACAGCCTGTGGAACGATCCGCACTACGACCTGGCCGGCCTGGTGCTGATGCCGCGGCGGATGCAGATCTGGTACTTCGAAAAGCTGCGCGGCGGCGGCGAGGGCACCTACGACGTGGGGGTGATCCCCACCCGCCCCACGCTCAAGCGGATGCTGCGCGCCGCGGGCTTTTCCATCGAGGTGCCGCCCCGCGAGCTGTGGGTGCACTACCTGCGCAACCGCATCGCCCGGCCGGAAGAGGTGAGGCCGGGGCTGAAGCGAACGCTGGCGGGGTACTTCGGGTCGCGCCGCTGGCCCTTCCAGAACCCGGCGATGCGGCTGATGTGGGACGTGGCCATCGGCAGCAACTTCTTCATCGCGCGCCGCGACCCGTGA
- a CDS encoding glycosyltransferase family 4 protein has protein sequence MKPRVLHVIYDDPANPWVAGGGAVRVFELYRHLADDVEATVATGSYPGARDETVDGVRYLRLGAAGPYAWSRLTYARAANALLRSAEYDAAVFDFSTYTPVFVPTDRPAGITVHHVSGPTARERWGRVLAPAIGRLETSMIRRAARLSATSLATRDLLRTIAPGVPIDMVYAGVPDELFALPRRPEEYLLYFGRLDVFQKGLDTLLQAFALLVRGRPALELRIAGRGKDADRVAAMSRELGIDRSVRMLGAVSEGERQALFAGAAVQLMPSRFEGFGMVAAEAMAAGVPLVAAAAGSLPEVVDPPRGGVTVPAGDAAALAAAAARLLDDRAARDALSASARVSAERFRWNAVAADHLQFIHRIAEGRPASRSRASR, from the coding sequence GTGAAGCCGCGGGTTCTTCACGTCATCTACGACGACCCGGCCAACCCCTGGGTGGCGGGCGGCGGCGCCGTCCGCGTCTTCGAGCTGTACCGGCACCTGGCGGACGACGTCGAGGCGACCGTGGCCACGGGGAGCTACCCCGGCGCCCGGGACGAGACCGTGGACGGGGTGCGCTACCTGCGCCTGGGCGCGGCGGGCCCGTACGCGTGGAGCCGCCTGACGTATGCCCGCGCGGCCAACGCCCTGCTGAGGTCGGCGGAGTACGACGCGGCGGTGTTCGATTTTTCCACCTACACCCCCGTCTTCGTCCCCACGGACCGCCCCGCGGGCATCACCGTCCACCACGTGAGCGGCCCGACGGCGCGGGAGCGGTGGGGGCGGGTGCTGGCCCCCGCCATCGGCCGGCTGGAGACGTCGATGATCCGCCGCGCCGCGCGGCTGAGCGCCACCTCGCTGGCCACGCGCGACCTGCTGCGGACCATCGCGCCGGGCGTGCCCATCGACATGGTGTACGCCGGTGTGCCCGACGAGCTGTTCGCCCTCCCCCGGCGCCCGGAAGAGTACCTGCTGTACTTCGGGCGGCTGGACGTATTCCAGAAGGGGCTGGACACCCTGCTGCAGGCCTTCGCCCTGCTGGTGCGCGGCCGGCCCGCGCTGGAGCTGCGGATCGCCGGGCGCGGCAAGGACGCCGACCGGGTGGCGGCGATGTCGCGCGAGCTGGGCATCGACCGCAGCGTCCGCATGCTGGGCGCCGTCAGCGAGGGCGAGCGCCAGGCCCTGTTCGCCGGTGCCGCCGTACAGCTGATGCCCTCGCGCTTCGAGGGCTTCGGCATGGTGGCCGCCGAGGCCATGGCCGCGGGCGTACCTCTCGTGGCGGCCGCCGCGGGGTCGCTCCCCGAGGTGGTGGACCCGCCCCGCGGCGGCGTCACCGTCCCCGCCGGCGACGCGGCCGCGCTGGCCGCCGCCGCCGCGCGGCTGCTGGACGACCGCGCCGCGCGCGATGCCCTGTCGGCGTCGGCGCGCGTATCGGCCGAGCGCTTCCGCTGGAACGCCGTGGCGGCGGACCACCTGCAGTTCATCCACCGAATCGCCGAGGGGCGCCCCGCGTCCCGTTCCCGAGCATCCCGATGA